The Desulfolucanica intricata genome contains the following window.
ACGGGTTAACTAAGGTGACTGCAGTTGTTAACGGGGGGGGGAACCGTCAAGAATCGGTCTTTAACGGACTTTTATCTCTACCTGAGGATACTCAAATGGTTTTAATTCATGACGGTGTACGGCCGCTGGTCGATGGAGACAGAGTGGCATCTGTGATAGAAGCAGCTGCTGTATACGGGGCAGCCACTTTGGCGGTTGCACCAAAAGATACTGTAAAATGGGCGAATCCTGACAAGGTTGTGCTAAAGACCCTTCCCCGGGAGGAGCTATGGTTAACTCAAACCCCCCAGGCCTTTAAGTATGAGATAATTATGAATGCCCATAAGAGTGCTTTATCTGCCGGGTTGCTGGGTACGGATGATGCTTCTCTG
Protein-coding sequences here:
- the ispD gene encoding 2-C-methyl-D-erythritol 4-phosphate cytidylyltransferase, producing the protein MVPVDVIIPAAGQGTRMGTAVKKQYLELEGKPVLVYTLKALEQLDIVRNIIIVVGRGEEKYCREEIVGLYGLTKVTAVVNGGGNRQESVFNGLLSLPEDTQMVLIHDGVRPLVDGDRVASVIEAAAVYGAATLAVAPKDTVKWANPDKVVLKTLPREELWLTQTPQAFKYEIIMNAHKSALSAGLLGTDDASLVEADGHPVKIVEGSYENIKITTPEDLIIAGAILRRRHGL